A genome region from Nocardia sp. NBC_00565 includes the following:
- a CDS encoding VOC family protein → MAIISSLGYVEIAVSDPDAWRTFAFDVIGFAEGSGPNPDAIYLRMDEHVARLVLVPGDTDTVRAIGWEVRDHRALAEALEAVEQAGIAVTALTVAEADKRGVEAAISFVDPSGTTVEIFHGPVLDHSPVVGKFGNRFVTDGLGLGHAVLPVPDLDGVFHFYTDVLGFLPRGAFRLPAPPEYGPVRIRFLGVNQRHHSLALIPSGGNEGPGLVHIMVEVDRLDDVGRALDRVHKAGYHVSSTLGRHTNDKMISFYVRTPGGWDLEFGTEGVLIDENTYTAEEMTADSYWGHDWDRS, encoded by the coding sequence ATGGCAATCATCAGCTCGCTCGGCTACGTCGAGATCGCGGTCAGCGACCCGGATGCCTGGCGCACCTTCGCCTTCGACGTGATCGGCTTCGCCGAGGGCAGCGGTCCGAATCCGGACGCCATCTATCTGCGCATGGACGAGCACGTCGCGCGGCTGGTCCTGGTGCCGGGCGATACCGACACGGTGCGCGCCATCGGCTGGGAGGTCCGCGATCACCGTGCACTCGCCGAGGCCCTCGAAGCGGTGGAGCAGGCTGGAATCGCCGTCACCGCGCTCACGGTCGCCGAGGCGGACAAGCGCGGCGTCGAGGCGGCCATCAGCTTCGTCGACCCGTCCGGCACCACCGTCGAGATCTTCCACGGCCCCGTCCTGGACCACAGCCCGGTCGTCGGCAAATTCGGCAATCGCTTCGTCACCGATGGCCTCGGGCTCGGCCACGCGGTGCTGCCGGTTCCCGATCTCGACGGCGTGTTCCACTTCTACACCGACGTCCTCGGCTTCCTGCCGCGCGGTGCGTTCCGACTGCCTGCCCCACCCGAATACGGCCCGGTGCGTATCCGCTTCCTCGGCGTCAACCAGCGTCATCACAGCCTCGCGCTGATCCCCTCCGGCGGCAACGAGGGCCCCGGGCTGGTGCACATCATGGTCGAGGTGGACCGCCTCGACGATGTCGGCCGGGCCCTCGATCGGGTGCACAAGGCCGGATATCACGTGTCCTCGACGCTCGGCAGACACACCAACGACAAGATGATCTCCTTCTATGTCCGCACACCCGGCGGCTGGGATCTCGAATTCGGCACCGAGGGCGTGCTCATCGACGAAAACACCTACACCGCAGAGGAAATGACGGCCGACAGCTACTGGGGCCACGACTGGGATCGAAGCTGA
- a CDS encoding ferredoxin--NADP reductase, with protein MNAIALRVVRAITETSDAVSLELVAESGQPLPYRPGQFLTLRIPSDRTGSVARSYSLSSAPHEDSPLKVTVKRTAGGYGSNWLCDNAGPGTTIESLPPAGIFTPSSLDTDLLLLAAGSGITPVISILKSALAQGSGSCTLIYANRDEQSVIFADELTELATAYPDRLVVVHWLESVQGLPSLPTLTGLLANWSDRELFMCGPTPFMDAVVDAAAALDMDRGRVHVEKFVSLAGDPFADIEVEDTGDTAGVEVELDGATHEFAWPRSSVLLDVLLARGVAAPYSCREGACSACVCRVVDGEVKLLRNEVLEREDLADGYVLACQAVPVTDTVRVTYE; from the coding sequence GTGAACGCCATCGCACTGCGCGTGGTCCGCGCCATCACCGAAACATCGGATGCCGTCTCGCTCGAGCTGGTGGCCGAATCCGGGCAGCCACTGCCCTATCGGCCCGGGCAGTTCCTGACGTTGCGGATACCCAGCGACCGCACCGGATCGGTCGCGCGCTCGTATTCGCTGTCGAGCGCGCCACACGAAGACAGCCCACTGAAGGTGACCGTCAAACGCACCGCGGGCGGGTACGGCTCGAACTGGTTGTGCGACAACGCCGGTCCTGGCACAACCATCGAGAGTTTGCCGCCCGCGGGTATCTTTACACCCAGCTCCTTGGATACCGATCTGCTGCTGCTCGCCGCGGGCAGCGGGATCACCCCGGTCATATCGATCCTGAAATCCGCACTGGCGCAAGGCAGCGGGAGCTGCACGCTGATCTACGCCAACCGGGACGAGCAGTCGGTGATCTTCGCGGATGAACTGACCGAACTCGCCACCGCGTACCCGGACCGACTGGTGGTGGTGCACTGGCTCGAATCGGTCCAGGGTCTGCCGTCGCTGCCGACGCTCACGGGGCTGCTCGCCAACTGGTCCGATCGCGAGCTTTTCATGTGCGGCCCAACACCTTTCATGGACGCGGTCGTCGACGCGGCCGCCGCCCTCGACATGGACCGAGGCCGCGTGCACGTCGAAAAGTTCGTGTCGCTCGCCGGTGATCCCTTCGCCGACATCGAGGTCGAGGACACTGGCGACACTGCCGGCGTCGAGGTCGAACTCGACGGTGCCACCCACGAATTCGCCTGGCCGCGCAGCAGCGTACTACTCGATGTGCTGCTCGCGCGCGGTGTCGCGGCACCGTACTCCTGCCGCGAGGGGGCCTGCAGTGCCTGCGTCTGCCGGGTGGTCGACGGCGAAGTGAAGCTGCTGCGCAACGAAGTACTGGAACGCGAAGACCTGGCCGACGGCTATGTGCTGGCCTGTCAGGCGGTGCCGGTCACCGACACGGTCCGGGTCACCTATGAATGA
- a CDS encoding Rieske 2Fe-2S domain-containing protein yields MSTANTDDEVRVIDTGTPPARYARGWHCLGLADTFRDGKPHTVTAFGTELVVFASSDGTLNVLDAYCRHMGGNLGDGTIKGDTIACPFHDWRWRGNGRCASIPYARRVPPLARTKAWLTLEQNRQLFVWHDPEGNPPTEDITIPRIEGAFSDEWSDWTWKQVVIDGANCREVIDNVVDMAHFFYVHYAFPTYFKNVFEGHIASQYMTSIGRQDIMGETAYATGGKNELQSEAHYFGPSYMIDELVSTTGDLRVEAVLINCHYPVSPTKFVLQYGAIVKKAADRTPEESEAMAVRFAESLGKGFEQDVAIWLRKTRIDNPLLCEEDGPVYQLRRWYEQFYTDVAEVESKMTDRFEFEVDTTRAVTAWEAEVAENLAAQRADA; encoded by the coding sequence ATGAGCACGGCGAACACCGACGACGAGGTGCGCGTGATCGACACCGGCACCCCGCCCGCCCGCTACGCACGTGGCTGGCACTGCCTCGGCCTGGCCGACACCTTCCGCGACGGCAAGCCGCATACCGTCACCGCGTTCGGCACCGAGTTGGTGGTGTTCGCGAGCTCCGACGGCACCCTCAATGTGCTCGACGCCTACTGCCGGCATATGGGCGGCAACCTCGGCGACGGCACCATCAAGGGCGACACCATCGCCTGCCCGTTCCACGACTGGCGCTGGCGGGGCAATGGCCGTTGTGCGTCGATCCCATACGCGCGGCGTGTGCCGCCACTGGCCCGCACCAAGGCATGGCTCACCCTCGAGCAGAACAGGCAGCTGTTCGTGTGGCACGACCCGGAGGGCAATCCGCCGACCGAGGACATCACCATCCCGCGCATCGAGGGCGCGTTCAGCGATGAGTGGAGCGACTGGACCTGGAAGCAGGTCGTCATCGACGGCGCGAACTGCCGGGAGGTGATCGACAATGTCGTCGACATGGCGCACTTCTTCTATGTGCACTATGCCTTCCCCACCTATTTCAAGAATGTCTTCGAGGGCCATATCGCCAGTCAGTACATGACCTCGATCGGGCGTCAGGACATCATGGGCGAGACCGCGTACGCGACCGGCGGCAAGAACGAATTGCAGTCGGAAGCACACTATTTCGGTCCGTCGTACATGATCGACGAGCTGGTCAGCACCACCGGCGACCTGCGTGTGGAGGCAGTGCTGATCAACTGTCACTACCCGGTGTCACCCACGAAATTCGTGCTCCAATACGGCGCGATCGTCAAGAAGGCCGCCGATCGCACGCCCGAGGAATCCGAGGCCATGGCGGTGCGTTTCGCCGAAAGCCTCGGCAAGGGCTTCGAGCAGGACGTGGCGATCTGGCTGCGCAAGACCCGCATCGACAATCCGCTGCTGTGTGAGGAGGACGGACCGGTCTATCAGCTGCGGCGCTGGTACGAGCAGTTCTACACCGATGTCGCCGAGGTGGAATCGAAGATGACCGACCGCTTCGAGTTCGAGGTCGACACCACTCGCGCGGTCACCGCGTGGGAGGCCGAAGTCGCCGAGAACTTGGCCGCCCAACGCGCGGACGCTTGA
- a CDS encoding flavin reductase family protein: MAVVLDFKAVLGRFATGVTAITALDGDEPVGFACQSFSALSLEPPAVTLFPARTSTTWPRIRAAGKFCVNVLAADQEAVCKQLGRSGPDKFDGLDWRLSPNGSPLLDGSIAWIDCELGGELDGGDHTIVIGRVTALGEGRDADPLLFYRSGFERLTTV; this comes from the coding sequence ATGGCCGTCGTGCTCGACTTCAAGGCCGTCCTCGGCCGATTCGCCACCGGAGTCACCGCGATCACCGCCCTGGACGGCGACGAACCCGTCGGATTCGCCTGCCAGTCCTTCTCCGCACTGTCCCTCGAGCCACCCGCAGTGACCCTGTTCCCGGCCCGGACCTCCACCACTTGGCCCCGGATCCGGGCGGCCGGCAAGTTCTGCGTCAACGTGCTCGCCGCCGATCAGGAGGCGGTGTGCAAACAGCTCGGCCGCAGCGGTCCGGACAAGTTCGACGGGTTGGATTGGCGCCTGTCCCCCAACGGTTCACCGCTGCTGGACGGGTCGATCGCGTGGATCGATTGCGAACTCGGCGGCGAACTGGACGGCGGCGATCACACCATCGTCATCGGCCGCGTCACCGCACTGGGCGAGGGCCGCGACGCCGATCCACTGCTGTTCTATCGGTCCGGATTCGAGCGCCTCACCACCGTCTGA
- a CDS encoding IclR family transcriptional regulator encodes MTVEVLTHSEPEELLSGSGRTTARPAQPPVSMIERMTLILDAFDGSTPTLTLLGLAERTGLPRSTVHRILDQMIRLRWLAHAPGGYRLGMRPLELGGLAADHNEIRDVVSPLLHDLCQRTGMVGHLGVLDGREVLYLDKAGGRFTASIPTRLGGRMPAHSTALGKALLASLEPSIIETSFRDRLPQLTPRTICDRAELHRELTRIRHRQGVAVDNEESVTGIACVAVPIRGRGAAVGALSLSGQIGGDRTALDTARLARVLVEVAHEAARALFPRHTRWR; translated from the coding sequence ATGACGGTCGAGGTGCTGACCCACTCGGAACCCGAAGAGCTGTTGTCGGGTTCGGGTCGTACGACCGCCCGGCCCGCGCAGCCGCCGGTTTCCATGATCGAGCGGATGACGCTGATTCTAGATGCTTTCGACGGTTCGACGCCGACCCTGACGCTGCTCGGGCTGGCGGAACGGACCGGGCTACCCCGGTCCACCGTGCACCGCATCCTGGACCAGATGATCCGGCTGCGCTGGTTGGCCCACGCTCCCGGCGGCTACCGCCTCGGTATGCGTCCGCTGGAACTCGGCGGACTCGCCGCCGACCACAACGAGATTCGCGATGTGGTGAGTCCGCTGCTACACGATCTCTGTCAGCGGACCGGCATGGTCGGCCATCTCGGCGTACTCGACGGGCGCGAGGTGCTGTACCTGGACAAGGCCGGTGGCCGGTTCACCGCGAGCATCCCGACCCGCCTCGGCGGCCGGATGCCCGCGCACAGTACGGCTCTGGGCAAGGCGCTGCTGGCGTCGCTGGAGCCGAGCATCATCGAGACATCCTTCCGTGACCGGCTGCCGCAGCTGACGCCGCGCACCATTTGCGACCGGGCGGAACTGCACCGCGAGTTGACTCGGATCCGGCACCGGCAGGGGGTGGCCGTGGACAATGAGGAGTCGGTAACCGGCATCGCCTGTGTGGCCGTACCCATCCGCGGCCGCGGTGCCGCCGTCGGCGCACTGTCGCTGTCCGGCCAGATCGGCGGTGACCGAACAGCTTTGGACACCGCCCGCCTGGCGCGAGTGCTCGTCGAGGTCGCCCACGAGGCCGCCCGCGCACTCTTCCCCCGCCACACCCGCTGGCGGTAG
- a CDS encoding MFS transporter, giving the protein MGQEADVPGLHPRVTLVLGGALFASFLIGVQSYALGYMTQTPDSATVAAGVQQATLAQIQQQTGQAMPPAMVQVLLDPGYSYGNGFTLLQFAVRVALLQAVLAMICGALAGALARKIGARLPLIFALILFVGASVGYAVLPHTWVVFLWVSAAFGIGFGFYYASMPILMVEAVPQEQQGISLGMLGVMQSMGVAIGLAIVTAYLNASPITAQVSVAGQPAQGSVIPQIFADHGYEMGFWFAAGASVIALVITLVMRHGRVPATGGTAY; this is encoded by the coding sequence GTGGGGCAAGAAGCGGATGTTCCTGGTCTCCACCCGCGGGTGACGCTGGTGCTCGGTGGTGCGCTGTTCGCTTCGTTCCTGATCGGCGTGCAGTCCTACGCGCTGGGCTATATGACCCAGACTCCGGATTCGGCTACGGTCGCCGCCGGTGTTCAGCAGGCCACGCTCGCGCAGATCCAGCAGCAGACCGGTCAGGCGATGCCGCCCGCGATGGTGCAGGTGCTGCTCGATCCCGGGTACAGCTATGGAAATGGTTTCACCCTTTTGCAATTCGCCGTTCGGGTGGCGCTGCTGCAGGCGGTGCTCGCGATGATCTGCGGCGCGCTGGCCGGTGCACTGGCCCGCAAGATCGGGGCGCGGCTGCCGTTGATCTTCGCGCTCATACTGTTCGTCGGCGCGAGCGTCGGCTACGCCGTCCTGCCGCACACCTGGGTCGTATTCCTCTGGGTGAGTGCGGCATTCGGCATCGGGTTCGGTTTCTACTACGCCTCGATGCCGATCCTGATGGTCGAAGCCGTACCGCAGGAACAGCAGGGCATCAGCCTAGGCATGCTCGGTGTCATGCAATCCATGGGCGTCGCCATCGGCCTGGCCATCGTCACCGCCTACCTGAATGCCAGCCCGATCACCGCGCAGGTCAGCGTCGCGGGCCAACCCGCACAGGGTTCGGTCATCCCGCAGATCTTCGCCGACCACGGCTACGAGATGGGCTTCTGGTTCGCCGCAGGCGCATCGGTGATCGCACTGGTGATCACACTGGTCATGCGGCACGGTCGCGTCCCTGCCACCGGTGGGACCGCGTACTGA
- a CDS encoding PadR family transcriptional regulator has translation MTEAKSAADAAVPDLPTTSWAVLGMLSHADELSGYDLKKWADWSLQFFYWSPSFSQIYAELKRLEKYGYATSRTVLQDDGVRGKRMYAITDSGRAAAAQWVNHAPVEAPVLKHSVMLRVWLGHLAEPDRLREILTEHIGYAEKMRKLAEVDAEGADENPDWSYPGAVLRWCVRHYEAERDFAKELLADVDKLASRTQPKKAAKGKGRRAS, from the coding sequence GTGACCGAAGCGAAGTCTGCGGCGGACGCCGCAGTCCCCGATCTGCCGACGACCAGTTGGGCCGTGCTCGGCATGCTCTCGCACGCCGACGAACTCTCCGGCTACGACCTGAAGAAATGGGCCGACTGGAGCCTCCAATTCTTCTATTGGAGCCCATCGTTCAGCCAGATCTACGCCGAGCTCAAACGCCTCGAGAAATACGGCTACGCCACCTCCCGCACCGTGCTGCAGGACGACGGGGTGCGCGGCAAGCGGATGTACGCCATCACCGACAGCGGCCGCGCGGCTGCGGCGCAGTGGGTGAATCACGCGCCGGTCGAGGCTCCGGTGCTCAAGCACAGCGTCATGCTGCGCGTCTGGCTCGGCCACCTCGCCGAACCGGATCGGCTGCGCGAAATCCTCACCGAGCACATCGGATACGCGGAGAAGATGCGCAAACTGGCGGAGGTCGACGCCGAGGGTGCCGACGAAAACCCGGACTGGTCTTACCCGGGCGCGGTATTGCGCTGGTGTGTGCGCCATTACGAGGCCGAGCGCGATTTCGCCAAGGAACTGCTGGCCGACGTGGATAAACTCGCGAGCCGGACCCAGCCCAAGAAGGCCGCGAAGGGCAAGGGCCGCCGCGCTTCCTGA
- a CDS encoding bifunctional 3,4-dihydroxy-2-butanone-4-phosphate synthase/GTP cyclohydrolase II — MRTDFAQQRALDPIEAALAAVAAGGMVVVVDDEDRENEGDLVLAAALATPESIAFMVRHTSGVLCAPLPGADLDRLRLPPMTPVNEDPKGTAYTVSVDAAAGTTTGISAADRAGTVRALADPRTRPDDLTRPGHVFPLRAHPSGVLGRPGHTEAAVDLTRLAGLRPAGVIAEIVREDGSMARLPQLLEFAETHALPIISIADLIEYRRRVEHTLTRVAQTRLPTRFGEFRVVGYRDEISGTETLALVFGEPGRDSVLTRLHSECLTGDALGSLRCDCGDQLDAALRAVAAAGSGVVIYLRGQEGRGIGLLNKLRAYELQDRGADTVEANVALGLPVDARRYAAGAQVLTDLGIRSVRLLSNNPAKQAGLEEYGVTVVRRLPLQAPPTEHNIRYLRAKRDRMGHQLSGVDAEPARATSW, encoded by the coding sequence ATGCGCACCGATTTCGCACAGCAGCGCGCGCTGGATCCCATCGAGGCCGCGCTGGCCGCGGTCGCGGCGGGCGGCATGGTCGTCGTCGTGGACGACGAAGATCGGGAGAACGAGGGCGATCTGGTGCTGGCCGCCGCCCTGGCGACCCCGGAGTCCATCGCGTTCATGGTTCGTCACACCAGCGGCGTGCTCTGCGCGCCGCTGCCGGGTGCGGATCTGGACCGGCTCCGGCTGCCACCCATGACGCCGGTCAACGAGGATCCGAAGGGCACTGCGTACACGGTGTCGGTGGACGCGGCCGCCGGTACGACGACGGGGATCTCGGCCGCCGATCGCGCCGGCACCGTGCGCGCGCTGGCCGATCCGCGCACGAGGCCGGACGACCTGACGCGACCCGGTCACGTGTTCCCCCTGCGCGCACATCCCAGTGGCGTGCTCGGCCGCCCCGGCCACACCGAGGCCGCCGTCGACCTGACCCGACTGGCGGGGCTGCGACCGGCCGGTGTCATCGCCGAAATCGTGCGCGAGGACGGCTCGATGGCGCGCCTACCGCAGCTGCTCGAATTCGCTGAAACCCATGCACTGCCGATTATTTCGATCGCCGATCTGATCGAATACCGCCGCCGCGTCGAGCACACGCTGACCCGGGTCGCGCAGACCCGCCTGCCCACCCGATTCGGTGAGTTCCGCGTCGTCGGCTATCGCGATGAGATCTCCGGAACCGAAACGCTCGCCCTCGTTTTCGGCGAACCGGGGCGTGATTCGGTACTGACGCGGTTGCATTCGGAATGCCTCACCGGTGACGCCCTCGGCTCACTGCGCTGTGACTGCGGTGACCAGCTCGACGCCGCGCTGCGGGCGGTCGCCGCGGCGGGCAGCGGTGTGGTGATCTACCTGCGCGGGCAGGAGGGCCGCGGCATCGGATTGCTGAACAAATTGCGGGCGTATGAATTACAGGATCGCGGCGCGGATACCGTCGAAGCGAATGTGGCACTCGGGTTGCCGGTCGATGCCCGCAGGTATGCGGCGGGTGCGCAGGTGCTCACCGACCTCGGCATCCGGTCCGTGCGACTGCTCAGTAACAATCCGGCCAAACAGGCCGGCCTGGAAGAGTATGGGGTCACGGTGGTACGGCGGCTGCCGCTGCAGGCGCCGCCGACTGAACACAACATCCGCTACCTGCGTGCCAAGCGCGATCGGATGGGTCATCAACTCTCGGGTGTCGACGCCGAACCGGCAAGGGCCACCTCCTGGTAA
- a CDS encoding expansin EXLX1 family cellulose-binding protein, giving the protein MSRKSGTAVHRIPIKQQHFRSGWLWSSVGVMLAVVAVVIWHARPEKQLACDAARAVPDIGAASRMMVATSSTGVANRHPVDASPPTRPGEARYYSFGLGAACSFAGLPLDGFYVGVSTAEYRRADLCGAYLDVHGPLGDVRVLIADRCPGCAAGQLDLSTSAFEQIADRSDGVARIRYTVVRDPVPAPELIYELKPDSSADWLAMLVSGSGNPIQRIALRSALGGPWRELNRGMDNYWTISGAGPGPFEAQVSDIHGHQAKISGIFLEQGPRYTGVRLYAEPTPEPSPAPTTQVTTMPQPPSGVAATGCTS; this is encoded by the coding sequence GTGAGCCGGAAGTCGGGGACAGCGGTGCACCGGATACCGATCAAACAGCAGCACTTCCGCTCGGGTTGGCTGTGGTCGTCCGTTGGTGTGATGTTGGCCGTAGTCGCGGTGGTGATCTGGCATGCCAGACCTGAGAAACAGCTGGCCTGCGATGCCGCGCGAGCGGTTCCGGATATTGGCGCCGCCTCGCGAATGATGGTGGCTACCAGTAGTACTGGTGTCGCGAATCGGCATCCGGTGGATGCCTCACCGCCCACGAGACCGGGGGAGGCGCGGTATTACTCGTTCGGTCTCGGCGCGGCCTGCTCGTTCGCCGGACTGCCATTGGACGGGTTCTATGTCGGGGTCTCCACCGCGGAATACCGACGCGCCGACCTGTGCGGCGCCTACCTCGATGTGCACGGCCCGCTCGGCGACGTCCGGGTGCTCATCGCTGACCGGTGCCCGGGATGTGCTGCGGGACAACTGGATTTGAGCACGTCGGCGTTCGAGCAGATCGCGGACCGGTCCGACGGCGTCGCACGGATCCGCTATACGGTGGTCCGCGATCCGGTCCCGGCACCGGAGCTGATCTATGAACTGAAGCCGGATTCCTCGGCCGATTGGCTGGCCATGCTGGTATCCGGATCGGGAAATCCCATCCAGCGCATCGCTTTACGGTCCGCGCTCGGCGGGCCGTGGCGCGAGCTCAACCGCGGTATGGACAACTACTGGACGATCAGCGGCGCGGGACCCGGGCCGTTCGAGGCGCAGGTGAGCGATATTCACGGCCATCAGGCCAAAATATCCGGGATATTCCTGGAGCAGGGCCCGCGATACACCGGCGTGCGCCTGTATGCCGAGCCGACCCCGGAACCGTCGCCCGCGCCGACGACGCAGGTCACGACGATGCCCCAACCGCCGTCCGGCGTCGCCGCGACCGGCTGTACGAGCTAG
- a CDS encoding FAD-binding dehydrogenase, translating to MNMTDPSPEFTQTADVIVVGAGLAGLVATHELVKAGRKVHVLDQENRNNLGGQAFWSLGGLFFVDSPEQRRLGIKDSYELALQDWLGSAGFDRDDEDHWARQWAREYVRFAATEKRDYLHELGLRVTPLVGWAERGGAFADGHGNSVPRFHLTWGTGPEVVRIFQEPVLEGERRGLVGFSFRHRVDELIVEDGAVVGVRGSVLEPTELERGQASSRNVVGDFEFRAEAVIVTSGGIGHNHELIRRNWPTERLGPAPETMISGVPAHVDGRMLGISEAAGGTIVNRDRMWHYTEGIINWNPIWPDHAIRIIPGPSSLWFDANGKRLPAPCFPGFDTNSTMKEILATGYDYSWFVLTQSIIEKEFALSGSEQNPDITGKDLKLTLKSRVAKGAPGPVEAFKQHGVDFVVADTLRELVDGMNKIARGPQLDFDELERQIIARDRDVANKYSKDAQLMAITNARQYFGDKAGRVAKPHRILDPAHGPLIAVRLNILTRKTLGGLQTNLESQVMRPDGIPLPGLYAAGEVAGFGGGGVHGYNALEGTFLGGCIFSGRAAGRALAAKLG from the coding sequence ATGAACATGACCGACCCCAGTCCCGAATTCACGCAAACGGCTGATGTCATCGTCGTCGGTGCGGGCCTGGCCGGGCTCGTGGCGACCCACGAACTGGTCAAGGCGGGCCGCAAGGTGCACGTGCTGGACCAGGAGAACCGCAATAACCTCGGCGGCCAGGCGTTCTGGTCGCTGGGTGGCCTGTTCTTCGTGGACAGTCCGGAGCAACGCCGCCTCGGCATCAAGGACTCCTACGAACTGGCCCTGCAGGATTGGCTCGGCTCGGCGGGTTTCGATCGCGATGACGAGGACCATTGGGCTCGCCAGTGGGCGCGGGAATATGTGCGCTTCGCCGCCACCGAGAAGCGGGATTACCTGCACGAGTTGGGTTTACGGGTCACTCCGCTGGTCGGTTGGGCCGAACGCGGCGGCGCGTTCGCCGACGGGCACGGGAATTCGGTGCCGCGCTTCCATCTGACCTGGGGCACCGGTCCCGAGGTGGTGCGGATCTTCCAGGAGCCGGTGCTCGAGGGTGAGCGACGCGGTCTGGTGGGCTTCAGCTTCCGGCACCGGGTGGATGAGTTGATCGTCGAAGACGGCGCCGTCGTCGGTGTTCGCGGCAGTGTGCTCGAGCCGACCGAGCTGGAGCGCGGCCAGGCGTCCTCGCGAAATGTGGTCGGCGACTTCGAATTCCGCGCCGAGGCGGTGATCGTCACCTCCGGCGGCATCGGCCACAACCACGAGCTCATCCGCCGCAACTGGCCCACCGAGCGGCTCGGCCCGGCGCCGGAGACCATGATCTCCGGTGTCCCCGCCCATGTCGACGGGCGAATGCTCGGCATCTCCGAGGCGGCGGGCGGCACCATCGTGAACCGCGACCGCATGTGGCACTACACCGAGGGCATCATCAACTGGAATCCGATCTGGCCCGACCACGCCATCCGGATCATTCCCGGCCCGTCCTCGCTGTGGTTCGACGCCAACGGAAAGCGGTTGCCCGCACCGTGTTTCCCGGGTTTCGACACCAACTCGACCATGAAGGAGATCCTGGCCACCGGCTACGACTACTCCTGGTTCGTGCTCACCCAGTCGATCATCGAGAAGGAGTTCGCGCTCTCGGGCTCGGAACAGAATCCGGATATCACCGGCAAGGATCTCAAGCTCACCCTCAAGAGCCGGGTGGCCAAGGGCGCACCCGGACCGGTCGAGGCGTTCAAACAGCACGGCGTCGACTTCGTCGTCGCGGATACGTTGCGCGAGTTGGTCGATGGCATGAACAAGATCGCGCGCGGCCCGCAGCTGGACTTCGACGAGCTGGAGCGCCAGATCATCGCCCGCGATCGCGATGTCGCCAACAAGTACTCCAAGGACGCGCAGCTGATGGCGATCACCAACGCGCGCCAGTACTTCGGCGACAAGGCGGGCCGGGTCGCCAAACCGCACCGCATCCTCGATCCGGCGCATGGGCCGCTCATCGCGGTGCGGCTCAACATCTTGACCCGCAAAACCCTCGGCGGTTTGCAGACTAATCTGGAATCGCAGGTGATGCGCCCGGACGGCATACCGCTGCCCGGCCTGTACGCCGCGGGCGAGGTCGCGGGTTTCGGCGGCGGTGGTGTGCACGGCTACAACGCGCTGGAGGGCACCTTCCTCGGTGGCTGCATCTTCTCCGGCCGCGCCGCCGGTCGGGCACTGGCGGCGAAACTTGGTTGA